The window GTTTTGTTCCGATTCCATGTGAACAAGGTCCTATCTGCTTTCAATGATATTGTACAGggaaaggacccaaaacttttctATACAGTAGCTCTGTGTCTATGGCTGATCTCCATGGTTGGTGGGTTGACTGATATGCTCACTTTGGGTTACACAAGTAAGTGCTCATGCTATTAGATTTAGATACCATACCATATGAATGTTCTAAGAGAATTACCTATTCTAATCTTTGGTTGTTCACATTTCTGAATTTGAGCTGTGAAACAATATAGGAATGCCCGCCAGAAAGGGTTGTGTTTTGGGTGGGTTTTAGTTTTAAATTCTAAACTTACACTGTTCGCTAAGAAGCTGCAATGTTGAAATTAGAGAGTTGATCTTAGTTTTCCGATGATCCATCAGATCATGAAACCATAAATTTCTAGAACTGGTGTTCACATTACTAAAATGTATGTTTAGTGATGGCTATCTGGTTTGCATAATTCAGTATGACTCGTAAAAATATGTAGCCGATACGTGTGTTCGAGTATACAAATTTCACCAAAAAAAATGATGGTGAATTTCTTCTGAGAATATTATTAGCTTGATGGCTGGTATTAAGGTCACATTTCATTTCTCTATCAGGTATTGCAATCATCCTAACAGTCCCGGCACTGTATGAGAAGTATGAAGACGGCCTGGACCAATGTGTGAAGTTGGCTCACATGCAAGTGAAGATGTACGAGGCAGTATACACCGAGTGTCTTAACAAATACTTTATAAAAGCTAAGAAGTGgattttggaaaagaaaaaattaattaCTGATGTATGACTATGCCATGGAACATCTTTCGGTTTTCCTCCTTTTATCATCATTATCAGAACAGAGTTTTTGGAGTGGTCTGTCTGTAGCATCAGAAACATTTGTGCAGTTCTTTCAATTTCTTGGCAATTCTTAGGAAGGATTTCAGTGGATTTCAGTGGATTTGAGTGGTCTGTATCATCCATCAGAAGGCATTTCGTTCCAACAAAGTTTTCTCTTCTATTTATTACAGGGATAAACAGAAATATAAAATTACAACAGTTGATTTCTTTGATGGAAATCATAGCATTTGTGGAAGTTGGCTGCAAAAGCTACAGTTTCCATCAAGTGGCAGAACATAAAAAGTTACGGCGAGTACCATAGGAACACCCACACGCACATATACAACAACATTAAGGAGGCTCTCTCGTCTTCCAATACTCACTTCTTACCACCCTCCAAGCGCTCTTCTCCGGCTGATACAATCTTTCCATGTTCATCCTCCTCCACGGGGCATTCCACAGGCGACACTGGACGCCGAGCGACGAGCGCAGCCCACACGAACATCGCCGAGAACGCCAGCGTTGCACCACACGCAGCAGCAGACACCATTGCCATGAGAACACCCCAAGCATATGCCTTTCTTCGATGAACAGAAGGAGGGCTCTCGGTAGGCCTCACCAAGAACGAATTCGGATTCAGAGGCTCGGAGTGCATCAGATATGGAGCTCCCCGCTTCACTGTAAAGTTCCACGAGTATAGACTGCTGGTCTCAGTAGAATTTCCACTCCAAGAGCTTATGCCCACAAACACTGCCTCCTTCCACACCAAGCTGGACAAATTGATCGAGCAATAGATCGAACAGTTGGCGGTCGGCCTCGGATCCCCTGCCTGGCTCAGCCTCACCTCCATCCTCTTCGATTCCCCGTCGTAGTCGATCCAAGAACGCAACTTTTCACCGCTATTCAGAAGCAGACCGACATCAGAAAGATTGCTGCTTGTCATCAAAGCTTCTCCGCTGACATCGATTTCAATGAGGCTTCCACTTCGATTGCCGGACGTCCCAAACCTCACTGCGACAAGGCTGGTCGACAGCCCAAACCCATCTCCCTCCACCGACTCCAAGAAGAAAGAGAGGAGGCTACCACCGTCGCCCGGGGagatggagaaggagaaggaggacgAAAACCCAGGCTTGGTCCCCAAGAATCTGATGGCTTTCCGGTGCGCGATCCGCCCCGAGCTCGAGTTCGCCGGCCGCGTGATCCTGACCGCCGAGCCACTCATATGGGCGTCGCCGTAGAGGGTGAATTCCGAGTCAAAGCTCCGATTTTTCTCCGATCCGTCGAAAGAGAAGCAGAAGTCGTTGGCCTTATTAGGTACTTCGCATCTTCCACCGGACAAGAATACACCCAAGAgaaggacgacgacgacgacggtgaaGGTGGAAGACGGCGGCGGCATTGCCATCACAAAAATCCGGCAGCTTACCATGGCACGAGAACCCCAGTCCGGGCCGGTCGTCCTCAATCGCGTTTTTGATGTCGGACTCGAGCTTTCGGCAGAGCAGCGCTGCAGCGGTGGATCTGCGAGCGGAATAGGGTTAGGGTTTGGGCTTCGCAGGAAGGGGAGAAGCGGAAGAATGGGAACATTAA of the Musa acuminata AAA Group cultivar baxijiao chromosome BXJ2-10, Cavendish_Baxijiao_AAA, whole genome shotgun sequence genome contains:
- the LOC103999657 gene encoding L-type lectin-domain containing receptor kinase S.4-like, which encodes MVSCRIFVMAMPPPSSTFTVVVVVLLLGVFLSGGRCEVPNKANDFCFSFDGSEKNRSFDSEFTLYGDAHMSGSAVRITRPANSSSGRIAHRKAIRFLGTKPGFSSSFSFSISPGDGGSLLSFFLESVEGDGFGLSTSLVAVRFGTSGNRSGSLIEIDVSGEALMTSSNLSDVGLLLNSGEKLRSWIDYDGESKRMEVRLSQAGDPRPTANCSIYCSINLSSLVWKEAVFVGISSWSGNSTETSSLYSWNFTVKRGAPYLMHSEPLNPNSFLVRPTESPPSVHRRKAYAWGVLMAMVSAAACGATLAFSAMFVWAALVARRPVSPVECPVEEDEHGKIVSAGEERLEGGKK
- the LOC103999656 gene encoding reticulon-like protein B12 isoform X4; amino-acid sequence: MISVQDQPVAGSSPELQRSLHEILGGGILADVILWRRKNVTIAILLGALASWLVFEVVGYTLLSLVSNVLLLLISILFLWAKAAEVLNRPPPPMPEMHLSEEMIYEAAVLFRFHVNKVLSAFNDIVQGKDPKLFYTVALCLWLISMVGGLTDMLTLGYTSIAIILTVPALYEKYEDGLDQCVKLAHMQVKMYEAVYTECLNKYFIKAKKWILEKKKLITDV